One genomic region from Balaenoptera acutorostrata chromosome 1, mBalAcu1.1, whole genome shotgun sequence encodes:
- the LOC130709421 gene encoding transmembrane epididymal protein 1-like yields the protein MGGFEGHLYPGLSLFLYGLYHARLVSRALIRNYPVQYLPHRPCSKGRWARLQQIYYVGLAKILSSFILVAQELHNIQGQFVLISKIYHQRNFLYHKQWQHLTLYTTFFLSGCVDVVSQNLLPQRSPALEQGAQALGMFLILPLMVSHLQDSEGVELQCHVLLIQALFLLLLVVIAELWAPNVRQLWVMKAFLYMIIGSWLIQIAFMLYKPISGHKWMDDDKNDILFITIFFCWHVASLAILMIWIYGVSFLWYCYIC from the coding sequence ATGGGAGGCTTTGAGGGTCATCTGTACCCAGGACTGTCTCTCTTCCTCTATGGACTTTATCACGCACGACTCGTCTCCAGGGCCTTGATACGCAACTACCCCGTCCAGTATCTGCCACACCGTCCCTGCAGCAAAGGAAGATGGGCGAGGCTGCAGCAAATATACTATGTGGGACTGGCGAAGATATTGAGCTCCTTCATTTTAGTAGCCCAAGAACTGCATAACATTCAAGGGCAGTTTGTACTGATCAGCAAGATATATCACCAGAGAAACTTTTTGTACCACAAACAGTGGCAGCATCTCACTCTCTACACGACCTTCTTCCTGAGTGGGTGTGTAGATGTGGTGAGCCAGAACCTGCTGCCCCAGAGGTCTCCTGCCCTGGAACAAGGCGCCCAAGCCCTGGGCATGTTTCTGATTCTGCCCCTGATGGTGTCTCACTTGCAGGACTCAGAAGGAGTGGAGCTGCAGTGTCACGTCCTGCTCATCCAGGCCttgttcctgctgctgctggtggtgaTCGCAGAGCTGTGGGCTCCCAACGTGCGGCAGCTCTGGGTGATGAAGGCCTTTTTATATATGATTATAGGCTCTTGGCTGATCCAGATAGCCTTTATGCTGTACAAACCAATCTCTGGAcataaatggatggatgatgacaaaaatgatattttatttatcaccATCTTCTTCTGCTGGCATGTGGCTTCCCTTGCCATTTTGATGATCTGGATCTACGGCGTCTCCTTTTTGTGGTATTGTTACATTTGCTGA